A genomic window from Streptomyces broussonetiae includes:
- the coaD gene encoding pantetheine-phosphate adenylyltransferase, whose amino-acid sequence MRRAVCPGSFDPITNGHLDIIARASRLYDEVYVAVMINKSKKGMFEIEERIELIREVTADYANVRVEAFHGLLVDFCKQRDIPAIVKGLRAVSDFDYELQMAQMNIGLTGVETLFVPTNPTYSFLSSSLVKEVAAWGGDVSHLVPAPVLEALNKRLRKD is encoded by the coding sequence GTGCGCCGCGCCGTCTGTCCCGGGTCGTTCGACCCGATCACCAACGGACATCTCGACATCATTGCCCGCGCCTCCCGTCTGTACGACGAGGTCTATGTCGCGGTGATGATCAACAAGTCCAAGAAGGGCATGTTCGAGATCGAGGAGCGGATCGAGCTGATCCGCGAGGTCACCGCCGACTACGCCAACGTCCGGGTCGAGGCCTTCCACGGCCTCCTCGTCGACTTCTGCAAGCAGCGCGACATCCCCGCCATCGTCAAGGGCCTGCGTGCGGTCAGCGACTTCGACTACGAGCTGCAGATGGCCCAGATGAACATCGGCCTCACCGGCGTCGAGACGCTCTTCGTGCCCACCAACCCCACCTACAGCTTCCTCTCCTCCTCGCTGGTGAAGGAGGTCGCCGCCTGGGGCGGCGACGTCTCCCACCTGGTGCCCGCCCCGGTGCTCGAGGCCCTGAACAAGCGCCTGCGCAAGGACTGA
- a CDS encoding ATP synthase F0 subunit B — translation MDVQKKLDEIVSAVAGARAMPMSASCVINRAELLAMLEEVRQALPGSLAQAQELIGGREQMVEQARQEAERIIETAHVERGSLISDTEIARRSQSEADRILAEARQEAEEVRAEADDYVDSKLANFEVVLTKTLGSVGRGREKLLGTGPGLDENGYEDEDAPERSHDPETLRHTADQYVDAKLGAFEAVLAKTLEAVGRGRQKLHGRIATDDLGALADDTTTFQHSSDADYLADLAALAEQDAPAERPDRSAQPQQPQQPQPSYEPQPAYGYQQQPDPYAGFPQQQGYGGQQDAYGYQQADPYAAYQGSYDPQQGGYDPQQAHQQSHQHQVHQDYALDETSLFDTGMISAEQLRAYEQGRGL, via the coding sequence GTGGACGTGCAGAAGAAGCTCGACGAGATCGTGTCCGCGGTCGCCGGCGCCCGGGCCATGCCCATGTCGGCGTCGTGCGTGATCAACCGCGCCGAGCTGCTCGCGATGCTGGAAGAGGTGCGCCAGGCCCTGCCCGGTTCCCTCGCGCAGGCGCAGGAGCTGATCGGCGGCCGTGAGCAGATGGTCGAGCAGGCCCGGCAGGAGGCCGAGCGGATCATCGAGACCGCGCACGTCGAGCGCGGCTCGCTGATCTCCGACACCGAGATCGCCCGCCGCTCCCAGAGCGAGGCCGACCGGATCCTCGCCGAGGCCCGCCAGGAGGCCGAGGAGGTCCGCGCCGAGGCCGACGACTACGTCGACTCCAAGCTCGCCAACTTCGAGGTCGTCCTCACCAAGACCCTCGGCTCGGTCGGCCGCGGCCGCGAGAAGCTGCTCGGCACCGGCCCCGGCCTGGACGAGAACGGCTACGAGGACGAGGACGCCCCCGAGCGCAGCCACGATCCGGAGACCCTGCGCCACACGGCCGACCAGTACGTCGACGCCAAGCTGGGTGCCTTCGAAGCGGTCCTCGCCAAGACCCTGGAGGCGGTCGGGCGCGGCCGGCAGAAGCTGCACGGCCGGATCGCCACGGACGACCTCGGCGCCCTCGCCGACGACACCACGACCTTCCAGCACTCCAGCGACGCCGACTACCTCGCCGACCTCGCGGCTCTCGCCGAGCAGGACGCCCCGGCCGAACGCCCGGACCGGTCGGCGCAGCCGCAACAGCCGCAGCAGCCGCAGCCGTCGTACGAGCCGCAGCCCGCCTACGGCTACCAGCAGCAGCCGGACCCGTACGCGGGCTTCCCGCAGCAGCAGGGCTACGGCGGCCAGCAGGACGCCTACGGCTACCAGCAGGCCGACCCCTACGCCGCCTACCAGGGCTCCTACGACCCCCAGCAGGGCGGCTACGACCCGCAGCAGGCGCACCAGCAGTCCCACCAGCACCAGGTGCACCAGGATTACGCCCTCGACGAGACCAGCCTCTTCGACACCGGCATGATCAGCGCGGAGCAGCTGAGGGCGTACGAACAGGGCCGGGGTCTGTAG
- a CDS encoding YceD family protein has translation MAPNARLDHRNPLVFDTHELGRRPGALQRLTRTIDAPVDLGIQGVIGVPEGAPVELELRLESVMEGVLVTGTARAQAEGECVRCLEPVELELEADFQELFSYPDADDRGRVIAEPGDDAEDDEDRFFLEDGLFDLEPLLRDAVVLALPMQPVCQESCPGLCSECGARLADDQDHHHDAVDIRWAALQGLAGSLEDGEKDEMSGGAPQSARADEKQEK, from the coding sequence ATGGCTCCCAACGCCCGCCTCGACCACCGCAATCCTCTCGTGTTCGACACACACGAGCTGGGGCGGCGTCCTGGCGCGCTGCAGCGCCTGACCCGCACGATCGACGCTCCCGTGGATCTCGGCATCCAGGGGGTCATCGGAGTGCCGGAGGGCGCGCCGGTGGAGCTGGAGCTCCGGCTCGAGTCGGTCATGGAAGGGGTGCTCGTCACAGGCACCGCCCGTGCACAGGCCGAGGGGGAGTGCGTAAGGTGTCTGGAGCCGGTCGAGCTGGAGCTCGAAGCGGACTTCCAGGAACTGTTCTCGTACCCTGACGCCGACGACCGGGGCCGCGTGATCGCGGAACCGGGCGACGACGCCGAGGACGACGAGGACAGGTTCTTCCTCGAGGACGGACTTTTCGACCTCGAACCTCTGCTGCGCGATGCGGTGGTGCTCGCACTGCCGATGCAGCCGGTGTGCCAGGAAAGCTGCCCGGGTCTGTGCTCCGAGTGCGGAGCGCGGCTCGCGGACGACCAGGACCACCACCACGACGCCGTCGACATCCGTTGGGCGGCTTTGCAGGGACTCGCCGGTTCACTCGAAGACGGCGAGAAGGACGAGATGAGCGGCGGCGCGCCTCAGTCAGCACGCGCCGACGAGAAGCAGGAGAAGTAG
- the rpmF gene encoding 50S ribosomal protein L32, translating to MAVPKRKMSRSNTRHRRSQWKAAVPTLVACERCHEPKQQHIACPSCGTYNKRQVLEV from the coding sequence GTGGCTGTTCCGAAGCGGAAGATGTCGCGCAGCAACACGCGCCACCGCCGGTCGCAGTGGAAGGCTGCGGTCCCCACCCTGGTTGCGTGCGAGCGCTGCCACGAGCCCAAGCAGCAGCACATCGCGTGCCCGTCTTGCGGCACTTACAACAAGCGCCAGGTCCTCGAGGTCTGA
- the rnc gene encoding ribonuclease III: MSTPKKNSADNQASSHTLLEGRLGYQLESALLVRALTHRSYAYENGGLPTNERLEFLGDSVLGLVVTDTLYRTHPDLPEGQLAKLRAAVVNSRALAEVGRGLDLGSFIRLGRGEEGTGGRDKASILADTLEAVIGAVYLDQGLDAASELVHRLFDPLIEKSSNLGAGLDWKTSLQELTAIEGLGVPEYLVTETGPDHEKTFTAAARVGGVSYGTGTGRSKKEAEQQAAESAWRSIRAAADERAKAAKAAKEADEAAAADGEASSAPA; encoded by the coding sequence GTGTCCACGCCGAAGAAGAACTCTGCGGACAACCAGGCCTCGTCCCACACGCTTCTGGAAGGGCGGCTCGGCTATCAGCTCGAGTCCGCCCTTCTGGTGCGCGCGCTGACCCACCGTTCCTACGCGTACGAGAACGGCGGTCTGCCGACGAACGAGCGGCTGGAGTTCCTCGGGGACTCCGTGCTCGGCCTCGTCGTCACGGACACGCTGTACCGCACCCACCCCGACCTGCCCGAAGGCCAGCTGGCCAAGCTGCGGGCCGCGGTGGTCAACTCGCGTGCGCTGGCGGAGGTCGGCCGTGGCCTTGACCTGGGCTCCTTCATCCGGCTCGGCCGTGGTGAAGAGGGCACAGGAGGCCGGGACAAGGCGTCCATCCTCGCCGACACCCTGGAAGCGGTGATCGGTGCGGTCTATCTCGACCAGGGCCTCGACGCGGCGTCCGAGCTGGTGCACCGGCTCTTCGACCCGCTGATCGAGAAGTCCTCCAACCTCGGTGCCGGCCTGGACTGGAAGACCAGTCTCCAGGAGCTGACCGCGATCGAGGGGCTCGGCGTGCCCGAGTACCTGGTCACGGAGACCGGCCCCGACCACGAGAAGACCTTCACTGCTGCCGCCCGCGTCGGAGGCGTCTCGTACGGCACCGGCACCGGCCGCAGCAAGAAGGAGGCGGAGCAGCAGGCCGCCGAGTCCGCCTGGCGGTCCATCCGGGCTGCGGCGGACGAGCGCGCCAAGGCGGCGAAGGCCGCCAAGGAAGCAGACGAGGCCGCCGCCGCCGACGGCGAGGCGTCGTCCGCGCCCGCCTGA
- the mutM gene encoding bifunctional DNA-formamidopyrimidine glycosylase/DNA-(apurinic or apyrimidinic site) lyase, which yields MPELPEVEVVRRGLARWVAHRTVAEVEVLHPRAVRRHIAGAEDFAHRLKGHHIGTPSRRGKYLWLPLEETNQSVLAHLGMSGQLLVQPHEAPDEKHLRIRVRFADSLGTELRFVDQRTFGGLSLHDNTPDGLPDVIAHIARDPLDPLFDDEAFHQALRRKRSTIKRALLDQSLISGVGNIYADEALWRARIHYERPTANFTRPVTAELLGHVRDVMNAALAVGGTSFDSLYVNVNGESGYFDRSLDAYGREGEPCRRCGTPMRRRPWMNRSSYFCPKCQRAPRVSS from the coding sequence ATGCCCGAGTTGCCCGAGGTCGAGGTCGTCCGGCGCGGCCTGGCACGCTGGGTCGCCCATCGCACCGTCGCCGAGGTCGAGGTGCTGCACCCGCGCGCCGTACGCCGGCACATCGCGGGCGCCGAAGACTTCGCGCACCGCCTCAAGGGACATCACATCGGCACCCCCAGCCGCCGCGGCAAGTACCTGTGGCTGCCGCTGGAGGAGACGAACCAGTCCGTCCTCGCCCACCTCGGCATGAGCGGCCAGCTGCTGGTGCAGCCGCACGAGGCGCCGGACGAGAAGCACCTGCGCATCCGCGTGCGGTTCGCCGACTCCCTCGGCACCGAACTGCGCTTCGTCGACCAGCGCACCTTCGGCGGGCTGTCGTTGCACGACAACACCCCCGACGGCCTGCCCGACGTCATCGCGCACATCGCCCGCGACCCCCTCGACCCGCTGTTCGACGACGAGGCCTTCCACCAGGCGCTGCGCCGCAAGCGCAGCACCATCAAGCGGGCCCTGCTGGACCAGTCGCTGATCAGCGGGGTCGGCAACATCTACGCGGACGAGGCGCTGTGGCGCGCCCGCATCCACTACGAGCGCCCGACGGCGAACTTCACCCGCCCGGTCACGGCCGAACTCCTCGGCCACGTCCGGGACGTGATGAACGCCGCCCTCGCCGTCGGCGGCACCAGCTTCGACAGCCTGTACGTCAACGTCAACGGCGAGTCGGGCTACTTCGACCGGTCCCTGGACGCGTACGGCCGCGAGGGCGAGCCCTGCAGGCGGTGCGGTACGCCGATGCGCCGCCGTCCCTGGATGAACCGGTCCAGCTACTTCTGCCCCAAGTGTCAGAGGGCGCCGCGCGTCTCGTCGTAA
- a CDS encoding winged helix-turn-helix transcriptional regulator, translating to MTATTQDLDNLAYDVFAKACPSRGTLEHVTGRWGGLTLGALYEGSLRFNELRRRVDGVSEKMLSQTLHALERDGLVHREAQPTNPPRVDYDLTPLGRQVAERLLSLIHCVEGAMDDVLAARARYDETRGAL from the coding sequence ATGACCGCCACCACCCAGGACCTCGACAACCTCGCCTACGACGTCTTCGCCAAGGCCTGCCCGTCGCGCGGAACGCTGGAGCACGTCACGGGCCGCTGGGGCGGGCTGACGCTCGGCGCGCTGTACGAGGGGTCGCTGCGCTTCAACGAGCTGCGCCGCCGGGTCGACGGGGTGAGCGAGAAGATGCTGTCCCAGACGCTGCACGCGCTGGAGCGCGACGGCCTCGTGCACCGCGAGGCACAGCCGACGAACCCGCCGCGCGTGGACTACGACCTGACCCCCCTGGGCCGCCAGGTCGCCGAGCGCCTGCTGTCGCTCATCCACTGCGTGGAGGGAGCGATGGACGACGTGCTGGCGGCACGCGCGCGTTACGACGAGACGCGCGGCGCCCTCTGA
- a CDS encoding flavodoxin family protein encodes MSTPVVSIAYHSGFGHTAVLAEAVRAGAADAGAEVHLIKVDEITDEQWETLDRSDAIVFGSPTYMGTASGAFHVFAEGTAGRWYTRAWQDKLAAGFTNSASKSGDKLHTLQFFQTLAAQHGMTWVNLGLLPGWNASTASENDLNRLGFFSGAAAQSNNDQGPEGVHKADIATAEHLGRRVTETALVLVRGRAAA; translated from the coding sequence GTGTCCACCCCTGTCGTTTCCATCGCCTACCACTCCGGCTTCGGCCACACCGCCGTCCTGGCCGAGGCCGTCCGTGCCGGTGCCGCCGACGCGGGCGCCGAGGTGCACCTGATCAAGGTCGACGAGATCACCGACGAGCAGTGGGAGACGCTGGACCGCTCCGACGCGATCGTCTTCGGCTCGCCCACCTACATGGGCACTGCCTCCGGTGCCTTCCACGTCTTCGCCGAGGGCACCGCGGGCCGCTGGTACACCCGCGCCTGGCAGGACAAGCTGGCCGCCGGTTTCACCAACTCGGCCTCCAAGAGCGGCGACAAGCTGCACACGCTGCAGTTCTTCCAGACGCTCGCCGCCCAGCACGGCATGACCTGGGTCAACCTGGGCCTGCTCCCCGGCTGGAACGCCAGCACCGCCTCCGAGAACGACCTCAACCGCCTCGGCTTCTTCTCCGGCGCCGCCGCGCAGAGCAACAACGACCAGGGCCCCGAGGGTGTCCACAAGGCGGACATCGCCACTGCCGAGCACCTGGGCCGCCGGGTGACGGAGACGGCGCTGGTCCTCGTCCGTGGCCGGGCCGCGGCCTGA
- a CDS encoding GNAT family N-acetyltransferase, with amino-acid sequence MPELHLLRTDHAPALLAFERENRAYFAASIPDRGEEYFTRFEERLHALLAEQAAGVGFFHVVTGADGELLGRVNLTEVADGGADLGYRIAERAAGRGLATWAVQELCTRAAEQYGLSVLRAATTLDNAASQAVLARTGFVVVGSTRLSGRPGLTYRRGL; translated from the coding sequence ATGCCCGAGCTGCACCTGCTCCGCACGGACCACGCCCCCGCACTCCTCGCCTTCGAACGGGAGAACCGGGCGTACTTCGCCGCGTCGATCCCGGACCGGGGCGAGGAGTACTTCACCCGCTTCGAGGAGCGGCTGCACGCCCTGCTCGCCGAGCAGGCGGCGGGCGTCGGCTTCTTCCACGTGGTGACGGGCGCCGACGGCGAGCTGCTCGGGCGGGTCAACCTCACCGAGGTGGCGGACGGCGGTGCCGACCTCGGCTACCGCATCGCCGAGCGTGCCGCCGGCCGGGGGCTGGCCACCTGGGCCGTACAGGAGCTGTGCACACGCGCCGCCGAGCAGTACGGGCTGAGCGTCCTCAGGGCCGCCACCACCCTCGACAACGCGGCCTCGCAGGCCGTGCTCGCCCGTACCGGCTTCGTCGTCGTCGGCAGTACACGGCTCAGCGGCCGCCCAGGACTGACCTACCGGCGCGGCCTGTGA
- a CDS encoding CAP domain-containing protein produces the protein MGRHRRSAKGRAGEATPTNGSSVGSNGPHTSYPQDSYARDPYAREPYARDPYLPELYRGDPYAQDAYARDSYAEDSYARDPYALELYRGDRVPRGIAPYLNPQAYADANAKAHAYLFAADDGTGSAGGFAPGGDSPRRRRQRRKKVVRPVRAGLLGVTAAVALGTTAVATGVVPGLEHYRLGGGTDTTGSEQVQVADSPSNTATEQGGTTGSADSPEGTSAAGPASGDPQSSSPSASASVSASPTPTASQTSPQPTPTVTASKPRSTPSRTAAKAPAAAPMTVSAQAAAEAEVLKLVNEERAKVGCSALSANSSLTKLAEAFSNDMAARGFFDHTDPDGRSPWDRADAAGITNLGGENIARGQADAAAVMQAWMNSPGHKANILNCDFKTLGVGVHLGQGGPWWTQDFGY, from the coding sequence ATGGGACGGCACCGACGCTCCGCCAAGGGCCGCGCCGGCGAGGCCACACCCACGAACGGATCCTCCGTCGGGAGCAACGGCCCGCACACCTCGTACCCGCAGGACTCATACGCACGGGACCCGTATGCACGGGAGCCGTATGCGCGGGACCCGTATCTGCCGGAGCTGTACAGGGGTGACCCGTACGCCCAGGACGCGTATGCGCGGGACTCGTACGCCGAGGACTCGTACGCGCGGGACCCCTACGCGCTCGAGCTGTACAGGGGTGACCGGGTGCCCCGGGGCATCGCCCCGTATCTGAACCCGCAGGCCTACGCCGACGCGAACGCCAAGGCCCATGCCTATCTGTTCGCGGCCGACGACGGCACGGGCTCCGCCGGCGGGTTCGCGCCGGGCGGTGACTCGCCGAGGCGCCGACGCCAGCGCCGCAAGAAGGTTGTGCGCCCGGTGCGCGCGGGCCTGCTCGGGGTGACCGCCGCGGTCGCGCTCGGCACGACCGCGGTGGCCACGGGTGTGGTGCCGGGCCTGGAGCACTACAGGCTCGGCGGCGGCACGGACACCACCGGTAGCGAGCAGGTGCAGGTGGCGGACTCGCCGAGCAACACGGCGACCGAGCAGGGCGGTACGACGGGCAGCGCCGACAGCCCCGAGGGCACCTCCGCAGCCGGCCCGGCCTCCGGCGACCCGCAGTCCTCGAGTCCCTCCGCGTCCGCCTCCGTGTCGGCCTCCCCGACGCCCACCGCGTCGCAGACGTCCCCGCAGCCGACGCCGACGGTCACCGCGTCGAAGCCGCGGAGCACCCCGTCGCGTACGGCGGCCAAGGCACCGGCCGCCGCGCCGATGACAGTGTCGGCGCAGGCCGCCGCCGAGGCGGAGGTGCTCAAGCTCGTCAACGAGGAGCGGGCGAAGGTCGGATGCAGCGCGCTGTCGGCGAACTCCTCGCTGACCAAGCTGGCCGAGGCCTTCAGCAACGACATGGCCGCGCGGGGCTTCTTCGACCACACCGACCCCGACGGCAGGTCGCCGTGGGACCGGGCGGACGCGGCCGGCATCACCAACCTCGGCGGCGAGAACATAGCCCGCGGCCAGGCGGACGCGGCGGCCGTGATGCAGGCCTGGATGAACAGCCCCGGCCACAAGGCCAACATCCTGAACTGCGACTTCAAGACCCTCGGCGTCGGCGTCCACCTCGGCCAGGGCGGTCCTTGGTGGACGCAGGACTTCGGCTACTGA
- a CDS encoding acylphosphatase: MSEDVRLVAWVRGRVQGVGFRWFTRAKALEIGGLSGFALNLADGRVQVVAEGPREGCEGLLGWLQGSDTPGRVEGVTEIWDTPRGGYDGFAIR; encoded by the coding sequence ATGAGCGAGGATGTACGACTGGTCGCCTGGGTGCGCGGACGTGTGCAAGGTGTGGGTTTTCGGTGGTTCACACGTGCCAAGGCGCTGGAGATCGGGGGCCTGAGTGGTTTTGCTCTCAATTTGGCCGACGGCCGCGTCCAGGTGGTCGCGGAGGGGCCGCGCGAGGGCTGCGAAGGGCTGCTCGGATGGCTCCAGGGCAGCGACACGCCCGGGCGCGTGGAGGGCGTGACCGAGATCTGGGACACACCACGCGGCGGCTACGACGGCTTCGCCATCCGCTGA